A genomic region of Pyrus communis chromosome 14, drPyrComm1.1, whole genome shotgun sequence contains the following coding sequences:
- the LOC137716433 gene encoding calmodulin-like protein 11: MADALTEGQISEFQEAFCLIDKDSDGLIRLEELATVIQSLDQRPTKEEIQDMISEIGADGNGTIDFEEFLNIMSRKMKENVAEELKEAFKVFDRDQDGYISASELRQVMINLGERLTDEEAEQMIKEADLDGDGLVSYEEFARMMMLS; the protein is encoded by the exons ATGGCAGATGCATTGACAGAAGGTCAAATTTCTGAGTTCCAGGAAGCCTTTTGCCTCATTGACAAGGATTCAGATG GACTTATTAGATTGGAAGAACTAGCAACAGTGATCCAGTCACTGGATCAACGTCCTACAAAAGAAGAAATCCAAGACATGATAAGTGAGATTGGTGCTGATGGAAATGGGACCATAGATTTTGAAGAGTTTTTGAATATTATGTCAAGAAAGATGAAG GAAAATGTTGCTGAGGAGCTCAAAGAAGCCTTCAAAGTATTTGACAGAGACCAAGATGGCTACATTTCAGCCTCTGAG CTGAGACAAGTGATGATAAATTTAGGAGAAAGACTGACTGACGAAGAGGCAGAACAAATGATTAAAGAAGCTGATTTAGATGGTGATGGTCTAGTTAGCTATGAAGAATTTGCAAGGATGATGATGCTCAGTTGA
- the LOC137715837 gene encoding uncharacterized protein: protein MAASESNHIDEHSAAATTIQFDRPVPLLRGPVRASRTDDPSCGPYVLAFRDPKAWANAYRACKSKMVEQCEAGARIGCAISGSEKCKPPWWRALIGQKAPDFKQREQCEEREMEGCLTAAKEKCGGFAKEKCMKPFREARIAGVNVKQAERLVCWGTVADRSTWVNLIGLDKLGISGSTTNYRAGELFGSDSEVDGVLGGENLTLKV, encoded by the coding sequence ATGGCGGCTTCGGAATCGAACCATATCGACGAGCATTCAGCCGCTGCAACAACCATACAATTCGACCGTCCGGTCCCATTACTCCGCGGACCGGTTCGGGCAAGCCGAACCGACGACCCGTCCTGCGGTCCGTACGTCCTGGCGTTTCGAGACCCAAAGGCTTGGGCAAACGCGTACAGAGCCTGCAAGTCCAAGATGGTGGAGCAGTGCGAGGCCGGCGCAAGGATCGGTTGCGCCATCAGCGGATCCGAAAAGTGTAAGCCCCCGTGGTGGCGAGCTCTGATTGGTCAGAAAGCGCCGGATTTCAAACAGAGGGAGCAGTGCgaggagagagaaatggaggGTTGTTTGACGGCGGCAAAAGAGAAGTGCGGCGGGTTTGCGAAGGAAAAGTGCATGAAGCCCTTCAGAGAAGCGAGGATTGCAGGCGTGAACGTGAAACAGGCTGAGAGATTGGTGTGCTGGGGGACTGTGGCGGATCGGAGTACGTGGGTCAATTTGATTGGATTGGACAAATTGGGGATTTCGGGTTCTACCACGAATTATAGGGCTGGTGAGTTGTTTGGTTCGGATAGTGAGGTTGATGGAGTTTTGGGCGGTGAGAATTTGACACTGAAGGTGTGA
- the LOC137715063 gene encoding calcium-transporting ATPase 12, plasma membrane-type-like codes for MVSSSDTAYNCGPSLLDDLDTALRAKRRWRMAFLALRVVRVMLERPREIVSNHYSLVSDVDDHEDAGLAETVKEKNLAAAKSRDSPYGYGKLLLHITTTTTLTRAKMRWRMAYATIYAVRAMLSLPKELLNKRNNYKKDSEILHSYSYTALDVKPSTSHQEIITETDWRSFLPNTEFDHAGLVRVVQDKDLCALNQFGGVNGVSTFLGTNPENGIPGNEPEVNQRREIFGSNTYHKQPPKGLSYFVLDALKDTTILILCVCAALSLGFGIKEHGAKEGWYEGGSIFVAVFIVIVVSALSNFRQELQFDKLSKISSNIKVEVFRDKQRQEISIFNIVVGDVVVLNMGDQIPADGLFLDGYSLQVDESSMTGESDHVEVDSAKNPFLFSGAKVVDGHARMLITSVGMNTAWGEMMSSISQDSNERTPLQERLDKLTSSIGKVGLAVAFLVLVVLLIRFFTGNTKDDEGKKEYSGSNKSIDSVLSGVVRIVSAAVTIVVVAIPEGLPLAVTLTLAYSMKRMMNDQAMVRKLQACETMGSATVICTDKTGTLTKNEMEVTQFFVGQDLFEKDNSITSNVCELFHEGVGLNTTGSVYMPFLGSKPEISGSPTEKAILHWAVSDLGMDLEKLKPSYDILHVETFNSDKKRSGVLIKKKNNTIHVHWKGAAEMIVAMCSSYYETNGTIKSLDEDGRSNIEKTIQGMAASSLRCIAFAQAQISEKEIEYSNDNKAYPRLKEDGLILLGVVGLKDPCRPGVTKAVRTCMSAGVQIKMITGDNVFTAKAIATECGILNTEDVENGDQVIEGAEFRNYTPEERMKKVDRIRVMARSSPFDKLLMVQCLKQKGHVVAVTGDGTNDAPALKEADIGLSMGIQGTEVAKESSDIIILDDNFNSVATVLRWGRCVYNNIQKFIQFQLTVNVAALVINFIAAVSAGEVPLTAVQLLWVNLIMDTLGALALATERPTDELMQKKPVGRTAPLITNIMWRNLLCQALYQIAILLTLQFSGESIFNVTAVVNDTLIFNTFVLCQIFNEFNSRSMEKQNVFKGIHRNKLFIGIVGITIVLQVVMVEFLKKFASTERLTLGQWATCVAIAAVSWPIGWIVKCIPVPDEPFIETIKRLLTIKRNV; via the exons ATGGTAAGCAGCAGCGACACGGCCTACAATTGTGGCCCATCGCTCCTTGACGACCTTGACACCGCCCTCCGAGCTAAGAGGAGGTGGCGGATGGCCTTTTTGGCGTTACGTGTTGTCCGTGTCATGCTTGAGCGTCCCAGAGAGATAGTATCCAATCACTACAGTTTAGTGTCCGACGTTGATGATCATGAAGATGCTGGTCTTGCAGAAACTGTGAAGGAAAAGAACTTGGCTGCTGCAAAAAG CCGTGATTCGCCTTATGGTTATGGCAAATTGCTCCTccacatcaccaccaccaccaccctcaCCAGAGCCAAGATGAGATGGCGCATGGCATACGCAACAATATATGCTGTTCGGGCCATGCTTTCGCTTCCCAAAGAGCTTCTAAACAAgagaaacaactacaaaaaggACTCCGAGATCTTGCACTCTTATTCTTACACTGCACTGGATGTGAAACCAAGCACTTCCCACCAAGAAATCATTACTGAAACTGATTGGCGCAGTTTTCTCCCCAACACTGAATTTGATCATGCAGGACTTGTACGAGTGGTGCAGGATAAGGACTTGTGTGCTCTGAACCAGTTTGGAGGAGTTAACGGCGTCAGCACTTTTCTCGGAACAAACCCTGAAAATGGCATCCCTGGAAATGAGCCAGAAGTCAACCAAAGGCGTGAAATCTTTGGTTCAAATACCTACCACAAGCAGCCTCCAAAAGGGTTGTCCTATTTTGTGCTGGACGCTTTGAAAGATACAACAATTCTGATTCTCTGTGTCTGTGCGGCGCTTTCTCTCGGATTTGGAATCAAAGAGCATGGAGCGAAGGAAGGCTGGTACGAGGGAGGAAGCATCTTTGTTGCTGTATTCATTGTCATTGTTGTCTCAGCTCTCAGTAACTTTAGACAAGAATTACAGTTCGACAAATTGTCTAAAATCAGTAGCAACATCAAAGTTGAGGTATTTAGAGACAAACAGAGACAAGAAATCTCCATCTTCAATATTGTAGTTGGAGATGTTGTGGTTCTGAATATGGGAGATCAAATACCTGCAGATGGATTGTTCCTAGATGGGTATTCCTTACAAGTGGACGAGTCAAGCATGACGGGAGAGAGTGACCATGTTGAAGTTGATTCCGCCAAGAACCCCTTCCTGTTCTCCGGTGCAAAGGTAGTAGATGGCCATGCTCGAATGCTCATCACATCAGTTGGGATGAACACTGCGTGGGGAGAAATGATGAGCTCAATATCGCAGGACTCAAATGAAAGAACACCATTACAAGAAAGGCTTGACAAACTAACCTCTTCTATTGGAAAGGTAGGCCTTGCAGTTGCCTTCCTAGTTCTTGTAGTCTTGTTGATTCGTTTTTTCACTGGTAACACAAAAGATGATGAGGGAAAAAAGGAGTACAGTGGTAGCAACAAAAGCATAGATAGTGTGTTGAGCGGAGTAGTTCGCATTGTTTCCGCTGCAGTCACTATTGTGGTTGTGGCAATCCCCGAAGGTCTGCCATTGGCCGTCACACTAACACTTGCTTACTCAATGAAAAGAATGATGAATGATCAGGCTATGGTCAGAAAACTACAAGCTTGTGAGACGATGGGATCAGCAACCGTTATTTGTACTGACAAAACAGGAACTTTGacaaaaaatgaaatggaagTGACTCAATTTTTTGTTGGCCAAGATCTCTTTGAGAAAGATAATTCAATCACATCAAATGTTTGTGAATTATTCCATGAAGGAGTTGGCTTGAACACGACCGGAAGTGTTTACATGCCTTTTTTGGGATCAAAACCCGAAATTTCTGGTAGTCCAACAGAGAAAGCGATTCTCCATTGGGCTGTTTCAGATTTGGGTATGGACCTGGAAAAGTTGAAGCCTAGTTATGACATTCTTCATGTTGAAACGTTTAACTCAGATAAGAAACGAAGCGGGGTTCttataaagaagaagaataacacCATCCATGTGCACTGGAAAGGAGCTGCTGAGATGATCGTTGCAATGTGCTCGAGTTATTATGAAACCAACGGGACTATAAAGTCCTTGGATGAAGATGGTAGGTCAAATATTGAGAAAACAATCCAAGGCATGGCAGCTAGTAGCCTCCGGTGCATTGCTTTTGCTCAAGCTCAAATTTCAGAGAAAGAAATTGAATACAGCAACGACAACAAGGCCTATCCAAGGCTAAAAGAAGATGGATTAATCTTGCTAGGGGTAGTTGGTCTCAAAGATCCATGTCGGCCAGGGGTCACCAAAGCTGTGAGAACATGCATGTCTGCAGGCGTGCAAATTAAAATGATTACCGGAGACAATGTTTTCACAGCTAAAGCTATAGCTACAGAATGTGGAATACTAAATACTGAGGATGTGGAAAATGGTGATCAAGTGATAGAAGGAGCAGAATTCCGAAACTACACACCGGAAGAGAGAATGAAAAAGGTCGATAGAATTCGCGTGATGGCAAGATCCTCCCCGTTCGACAAGCTATTGATGGTGCAGTGTTTGAAGCAGAAAGGACATGTGGTTGCAGTCACAGGAGATGGCACAAATGATGCACCTGCATTGAAAGAAGCTGATATAGGACTTTCCATGGGAATCCAAGGGACGGAGGTGGCAAAAGAAAGCTCAGACATCATCATCTTGGACGACAACTTCAATTCTGTGGCCACAGTTTTGAGGTGGGGGAGATGTGTTTATAACAATATACAGAAGTTCATCCAGTTTCAACTAACTGTTAATGTTGCAGCTCTAGTAATCAACTTTATCGCCGCAGTTTCAGCTGGTGAAGTTCCCCTAACAGCAGTTCAGTTGCTGTGGGTGAATCTCATCATGGATACACTAGGCGCTCTCGCCCTTGCTACTGAGCGGCCAACAGATGAGCTAATGCAGAAGAAACCTGTAGGTCGAACTGCACCGCTCATAACCAATATTATGTGGAGAAACCTTTTATGTCAAGCTCTATATCAAATAGCCATCCTCTTAACCTTGCAGTTCAGTGGCGAGTCCATCTTCAATGTCACTGCTGTGGTGAATGATACTTTGATTTTCAACACGTTCGTACTCTGTCAAATTTTCAACGAGTTCAACTCGAGGAGCATGGAGAAGCAGAATGTATTCAAAGGAATTCACAGGAACAAATTGTTTATTGGAATTGTGGGGATAACTATCGTTCTTCAAGTTGTGATGGTGGAGTTCCTGAAGAAGTTTGCAAGCACAGAGAGGTTGACTTTGGGGCAATGGGCAACTTGTGTCGCAATTGCAGCTGTTTCATGGCCAATTGGTTGGATCGTGAAGTGCATACCAGTTCCAGATGAACCGTTCATCGAAACCATCAAGAGGTTACTCACAATCAAAAGAAATGTGTGA